AAAACGAAAAAATAAAGAAATTGACGTGGCCAAAAGCCAATTATATACCATTGGTTTTATCAATGAAAATGGAAAGATAAATCCGCTTGCATACAAGGCAATTAATCTGAAGCAAATTAATGATGGTGATGAAGATTTAGACAAAAAATACAAGCTTGTTATTGCTGAGTTTTTAAATTCAGAGCATTTGAGAGCTAGTTTTGAAAAAGAAAAAGAGAATAATGATACAATTCTAGATGAATATTAAATTCATATTTACGTTAAAATAATTAACTTTGAATACACAGATTTTGTAATATGTTTAAAACCAGAAAAGAAATTGTCTTTGTAATTCTTGCAGGAATTTTTATAACTAATGCCGTTGTCGCCGAATTAATTGGTGGAAAACTTATTCAGATTGGACCATTTGTAATGAGTATCGGAATTTTGCCCTGGCCTGTAGTTTTCTTAACGACAGATTTAATTAATGAGTATTTTGGCGAAAAAGGAGTAAAAAAACTCTCTTTTATCACAGCATGTTTGATTGCTTATGCTTTTTTAATACTCTTTATGGCCATTATAATTCCGGCCGCAAAAGGAATAAGTCCTGTAAATGACGACCAATTTAAAGCGGTTTTCGGTCAAAGTATGTGGATTATCGTAGGTAGTTTAATTGCTTTCATGATTTCGCAATTAATAGATGTTAGCGTATTCTGGTTTTTTAAAAACCGGACTGGTGATAAAAAAATATGGCTCAGAACTACGGGATCAACAGTTATCTCGCAGTTGTTTGATTCTTTTATTGTTCTCGGAATTGCCTTTTGGCTGCCGGGAAAAATTGATTTTGAAACTTTTCTTTCATCTGCTATAGTTGGTTATACTTTTAAATTATCAATAGCTATTTTATTGACCCCTTTAATTTATGCTGGCCATCATTTGATAAAAAAGTATTTAGACGAGGGTTCTCCAAACAAAGAGTAAAAAAACATTTGGATCATGAAAAAATTTAATACGATTATTTTATTCTCCATAACCTGTTTCTTATTTAGCTGTGGTAATGAAGAAAAAAAGCAGCCTAAAAAAATCATTACACCTGTTAGTGTTTTAACACCGGCCCCGACAAAAGTCAATCGATCAGTTTCGGCAAAAAGTATCACTGTGCCAAAAGAAATTGAATCACAAAAAGTAGTAAATAAAGAAACTGCTTTTGCCGTAAAAAACAGTATCAATATTACAACACATCTTCCTAATAAAACACCCCAAAAAGAGCCTGAAACAATAGATATAAAAAAGAAAGCAAACGAAGAGTTGTTGAATTTTGTCAATGTTCGTAAAATATTAGACAAGTGTAAAATGGGGCAAACCTTAACCCAAAAAGAATTAACTCAAAGCTTTGAAATTCCTGAAGAAGCTGTTAAACTTGTTAAAAGTGTCACTAAAACAGCAGAAAATGAATTAGCTGTAAAATGGCAATCGACCTGGCTGGTTGAAAAAGTTTCTGATGCCGAACTGGAAGACGGTAAAATGAAAGTAGTTTTCAGAGCCAACAAAATGTATACATCAGGAAAAGCTATTGGCATTAAATATAACAGAAAAATCTACAACAATCTAGTGATCGTTGGGCGTTCAGCCTATATTCCCAGTGTAAAAGGATATAGCTGGCAAATTGGAAAATAATGGAAAACACAAATACTATTCGATGTGGCTGGTGCAACGCCAGTGATTTATATAAAAGATATCATGACGAAGAATGGGGTATTCCTGTTTACGATGATCCAACTATTTTTGAATTTCTAATTTTAGAAACTTTTCAGGCTGGCTTAAGCTGGATTACAATTTTAAATAAAAGAGAAAACTTCAAGGTCGCTTTTGATAATTTTGATTATAAAAAAATTGCCAATTATTCTGAAGATAAAATTGAAGAATTACTTCAGGACACTGGTATTATTCGAAACAAACTTAAAGTGAAATCTGCCGTTTCAAACGCTCAGGCTTTTATAAAAATCCAGAAAGAATTCGGTACTTTCTCAGAATATATATGGAAATTCGTAGACGGAAAACCTATTGATAACACCCCCAAAACATTAAGAGATGTTCCAGCAACCACTCCAATTTCTGACGCAATCAGCAAAGATTTAAAGAAAAGAGGTTTTAAATTTGTCGGCTCAACTGTTATTTATGCACATATGCAGGCAACGGGAATGGTCAATGATCATATTCAAGACTGCTTTACCCGAAACAACAAATAATTACCGTTTTGGAGCAACGTTTAAAGCTTTCAGAACCTCAAACCTGAAACTTTTTTAAACTTTAAACAAAATTTTATTACATTTGCTTCACACTTTAGGGGTGTCTACAACTTGTAGGCTGAGATTTTACCCTCTGAACCTGATCTAGTTCATACTAGCGTAGGGAAAAGTAAGATGACTTCTGCGCGCATTTTTATGCGTTCTTGTAGCCATTCCTAAAGTATAACTCTATACTAATAAGAAGGAATGGAACTAAAAATCAATCAACAAACCAAACATTTCAATGTTGAATCGCTAAGCGTTCAATCATTGCTCGATCTCGAAATTCCGCACAAACAAAACGGAATCGCCGTTGCTATTAACAACACCGTTGTTCCAAAAACCAAATGGAACGAATTCCTCGTACACGAAACTGACGAAATTTTGATTATTTCTGCTACGCAAGGCGGATAGAATTTAAATTCCAAAAAATATCCCGAGGTTTCGGGAACAAATTCCAATTATATACTGGACGTAGACGCACTGCTGTGCGCCTCTACAATAACTCATAACTTATAACTCATAACTTCTTTTCCTATGACTACAGAAGAACAAATATCCAGAACCCCATTTCCGAATTCTAAAAAAATATATATAGATGGCGAAATTCATCCTATAAAAGTGGCGATGCGTGAGATTCATCTTAGCGATACGAAACTTTCAAACGGTAAAATCGAAAAAAATCCTCCCGTAACTGTTTATGATACTTCTGGTCCGTACACAGATCCAAATATTGAAATTGATATTCGAAAAGGATTGCCACGCTTACGCGAAAGTTGGATTCTGAATCGAAAAGATGTTGAAATTTTAAGCGAAATCACTTCAGATTACGGTCAAAGCCGATTACGTGATGAAAGTCTGAATCATCTTCGTTTTGAATATTTACATCAGCCAAAAAGAGCTAAAAAAGGCGCTAACGTAACGCAATTGTATTACGCTAAACAAGGAATTATTACGCCTGAAATGGAATATATTGCGATTCGTGAAAATCAACGTATTGAACTTTTAAACGAACAAACCAAAGCCATGCAATGCCAACACAGCGGTCACAGTTTTGGAGCCAATACACCTAAAAGTAAAATCACTCCGGAATTTGTACGTTCTGAAGTTGCATGCGGAAGAGCCATAATTCCAAACAATATTAACCATCCTGAAAGCGAGCCCATGATTGTTGGACGTAATTTCCTGGTAAAAATTAATGCTAACATTGGGAACAGTGCTGTAACTTCAACTATTGAAGAAGAAGTTGAAAAAGCAGTTTGGGCTTGTCGCTGGGGAGCTGACACTATTATGGACTTATCAACTGGAAAAAACATTCATGAAACCAGAGAATGGATTATTAGAAATTCTCCCGTTCCAATTGGTACTGTTCCTATTTATCAGGCATTAGAAAAAGTAAAGGGTGTCGCCGAAGATTTAACCTGGGAAGTTTTCCGGGATACCTTAATTGAACAGGCAGAACAAGGCGTTTCTTATTTTACCATTCATGCCGGAGTTTTGCTTCGCTACATACATTTAACTGCAAATCGTGTTACCGGAATTGTTTCCCGAGGCGGATCAATTATGGCAAAATGGTGTTTATTTCATCATAAAGAAAACTTTTTATATACTCATTTTGAAGAGATCTGCGAAATTATGAAGCAATATGACGTTGCTTTTTCTTTAGGAGATGGCTTACGCCCGGGTTCAATTGCCGATGCGAATGATGCTGCTCAGTTTGCCGAATTGGAAACTTTGGGAGAATTGACAAAAATTGCATGGAAACATGATGTTCAGGTTTTTATTGAAGGTCCTGGTCACGTCCCAATGCATATGATTAAAGAAAATATGGACAAGCAATTAGAGCATTGTCATGAAGCTCCGTTTTATACTTTAGGACCATTAACAACAGATATTGCGCCAGGTTATGATCATATTACCTCTGCAATTGGAGCTGCAATGATTGGTTGGTATGGCTGTGCCATGTTGTGTTATGTAACCCCAAAAGAACATCTTGGCCTGCCAAATAAAAAAGATGTAAAAGACGGCGTTATAACTTATAAAATTTCAGCTCACGCTGCAGACTTGGCCAAAGGTCATCCTGGAGCACAATATCGCGATAATGCTTTGAGTAAAGCCCGTTTTGAATTCCGTTGGGAAGACCAGTTTAATTTGGCTTTAGATCCTGATACAGCAAGAGAATTTCACGATGAAACACTTCCTGCAGATGGTGCAAAAGTGGCGCATTTCTGTTCAATGTGCGGTCCAAAATTCTGCTCTATGAAAATATCACAAGAAATTAGAGATGTCGCCGCAGCAGAAAAAGGAATGCAGGAGAAATCAGAAGAATTTATCGAGCAAGGAAAAGAGATTTATATTTAAGAACATAGAGTAAAGAGAATAGAGTATAGAGAATAGACATAAAGACAAATGATTGTAATTACAAATCCTTCTGCAATTGCCAACGAAATTAGCATTATTGATTCTTTGTTTGAAGAAGGATTGTCTTTACTTCATATTCGGAAACCAGATTTTTCAGAATTAGAAATGGCACAGTTTATTCATCAGATAAAATTAGAATATAGGGCTAATTTGGTTTTGCATCATCATCACGATTTAGCAGAAGATTTTGGTATTGAACGTTTTCATTTTTCCGAAAAAGAAAGAAAACGCATCTATGATTCTCCTGCAAGGTTTTTAAAACCTTGTAGGTATAAAAACAAATCTAAATCAACATCAACTCATTCCGTCGAAGATTTTAATTCTCTCAGAGATGGTTTTGATTACGCCTTTCTAAGTCCAGTTTTTAAAAGTATTTCAAAGGAAAATTATGAGCCAAAAGCAGATCTTTTTGAAACATTAAAATCCAGAACAAATTATAAAACAAAAGTTGTTGCTCTTGGTGGAATTGATACTCAAAACATTCAGGAAATCTTTGAAAAAGGTTTTGATGAAGTCGCACTTTTAGGAAGCATATGGAATAGTAAAACCCCTTTAAAACAATTTAAAATATGTCAGCAGATCGTCCTTTCGTACTTACAATAGCCGGTTTAGATCCTTCCGGAGGCGCAGGTATTCTGGCTGATGTTAAATCATTTGAGCAGCATCAGGTGTATGGTTTTGCCATTACAACTGCAAATACCATCCAGACCGAGAATAAATTTTATGAAATTCAGTGGACGAATTTAAGTTTTGTAATTCGATCCATTGAAACGTTGTTTTTGAGTTACAAAATAGATGTGGTTAAAATTGGAATAGTTCCCACTATACACTATTTAAACCGAATTCTTTCAACCATAAAATTACTCTCACCATTAACACAAATTGTCTGGGATCCGGTCTTAAAATCTACTACCGAATTTAATTTTATGAACCTTGAAGACCTTTCAGATTTAAATAAAGTTTTATCTAAAGTCGACTTGCTCACTCCTAATTATAAAGAAATTGAGGTTTTGTTTCCTGATTTCTTTTCGAAAAAATCATGGTTTGAAAATGAAATCCCCACTAATATTTTATTAAAAGGCGGACATAATCAAACCGCAACCGGAACTGATCGTTTATTTCTAAAAAATGAAGTTTACGATCTTTTACCAACAAACAAAGAATGCTCAGAAAAACACGGCTCCGGTTGTGTACTTTCTGCCGCAATTGCCGCAAATCTTGCATTAAATCAAACTTTACCCGAAGCTTGTAAAAATGCCAAAACCTACATAGAAAAATATCTAAGTTCAACTTCAACACTCATAGGATATCATTATGTACAATAAACTGCAATATATTTCACAAGGAAATACAATCGAAGAGCAATTATACAACATTCAACAGGCACTTGATGCCGGATGTGATTGGGTGCAGATGCGGTTTAAAGATCAGTCAGCTAAAAGTACTTTCGCCTTAGCAGAAGCGGTAAAATTTTTATGCGAAGAATACTTGGCCAATTTTATTGTAAACGACGATTTGTATCTCGCTCAGCAAATTGCTGCAGACGGGGTTCATCTAGGACTTTCGGATATGAAAATCGATGAAGCCCGCGCCATTTTAGGCAATACCAAAATAATTGGAGGAACAGCCAACACCTTTGAAGACATTGAAAATCACGTAAAAAATGGATGTGATTACATTGGTCTGGGGCCATTTCGGTTTACCAGTACAAAAGAAAAGTTAAGTCCAATTTTAGGCTTATCAGGATATTTTGAGATTCTTCAAAAACTAAAAAAGAATAAAATCAAGGTTCCGGTTTTTGCCATTGGAGGCATCACATTAAAAGATATAAATCCGTTAATGGAGACTGGAATCTACGGAATTGCAGTTTCCGGGATCATTACGGAAAGTGATGAAAAAGAAAAATTAATTCAACAACTCAACGAAAAACTATATGCAAACGTCATTGTTTAATATTGGAGATAAAACTTTAACCTCCCGTTTGTTTTTAGGAACAGGGAAATTTGGCTCAAATGAAGAAATGGAACAAGCCATTTTAGCTTCAGAAAGCGAGTTGGTAACGGTCGCCCTAAAACGCATAGATCTCGAAACGGATACTGATGCTATTCTTTCTCATTTAAAACATCCAAAAATCAATTTACTACCCAACACATCGGGAGCACGAAATGCAAAAGAAGCTGTTTTTGCAGCACAATTAGCACGTGAAGCACTTGAAACCAATTGGGTAAAATTAGAAATTCATCCAGATCCAAAATACTTAATGCCGGATCCACTTGAAACTTTAAAGGCTACGGAAGAACTAGCTAAGCTGGGATTTTTTGTTCTGCCTTACATTCATGCTGATCCTGTTTTGTGTAAACATTTAGAAAATGCAGGAACTACTGCTGTAATGCCTTTAGGTTCACCCATTGGGAGCAATAAAGGCTTAAAAACGATAGATTTTCTAGAGATTATAATTGAACAAAGTAATGTTCCGGTTATTATCGATGCTGGAATTGGCGCTCCTTCGGATGCTGCAAAAGCTATGGAAATTGGTGCTGATGCTGTTTTGGTTAATACTGCAATCGCTGTTGCAGGAAATCCAAAGTTAATGGCCGAAGCATTTAAGGAAGCCGTTATTGCAGGAAGAAAAGCTTTTGAAGCCAAAATAGCCAATCAACAAAATTATGCTGTTGCCTCTAGCCCTTTGACTTCATTTTTATATGATTAATTTTAATTTTCTCGCAGATTTGGCAGATTGAGCTGATTTATTTGAATTAAATCGTATAAAAAATAATCTGCACGATCTATGAAATATTTAAAAAAGTAAGAAATTTCATTAATTTTGATTTAGAAAATTTAAATCAAAATTATGTCAGAAAATGAAATTTCATATAAAGTTAGAGGTGCAATTTTTAAAGTTTATAACACTCTCGGTCCTGGATTATTAGAGTCCGTGTATGAAAGTGCCCTTCATTATCAATTAAAAAAAGATGGATTAACAGTAATTAAACAAATTGATTTACCTGTGAGATATGATGATATTTATTTAGATATAACTTTCAGACTAGATCTTTTGGTGGAAGACAAAGTAATCTTAGAATTAAAATCAGTAGAAGAGATAAAACCTATTCACTTTAAACAATTAAATACATATTTAAAACTGACTAACAAAAAACTTGGATTATTAGTCAATTTCAACTGCTCTAATATTCTTGAAAATATCCATCGTGTAGTTAATAAAATTTAATCTGTATAATCTGCAAAATCTGCGGGAAACAAAATAAAAACAATCCAATGAGCACATTCAAATCTATTTTTGAACAATATAATTGGGATAAAATTCAAACCAAAATATACAAGACCACATCAAAAGATGTCGAACGAACTTTGGTAAAAACCAAATACAATCTTGATGATTTTTTGGTATTAATCTCCCCTATTGCCCAAAATTATTTAGAAGAAATGGCGCAAAAATGCCATGAAATCACTAAAAAACGTTTCGGAAAAACGATTCAGATGTATGCACCGCTTTATTTAAGCAACGAATGTCAAAATATTTGCACTTATTGTGGTTTTAGCTTAGACAATAAAATCAAAAGAAAAACACTTTCTGACACAGAAATAAAACTCGAGGTCGAAGCTTTGAAAGTTGCAGGCTTTGATCACGTTTTATTGGTTACCGGTGAAGCAAATTACACTGTCAATATCAATTATTTCCTGAATGCAATTGCTTTAATAAAAGATAATTTTTCGATTATTTCTGTTGAAATACAACCACTGTCTACAGAAGAATATGAATGTTTACATGAAGCTGGAGTTTACTCCGTTTTAGTTTATCAGGAAACCTATCATCAGGAAGTTTACAAAAAATACCACACTAAAGGCAAAAAATCAAATTTTGATTTTAGACTGGAAACCCCGGACCGAATTGGAACCGCAGGAATTCATAAAATTGGTTTAGGCGTTTTATTAGGTCTGGAAGACTGGAGGACAGATAGTTTTTTTAATGCTTTGCATCTTGATTATCTTCAGAAAAAATACTGGCAGACCAAATATTCTGTTTCTTTCCCTCGCCTGCGTCCCGCTGAAGGAATTATCGAACCTAATTTTATTATGGATGACAAAGATTTGACGCAGCTTATTTGTGCGTATCGCTTATGGAATGAAGATCTCGAAATTTCAATCTCGACCCGTGAAAATGAAAAATTTAGAAATAATATCATTCCAATTGGTGTTACAAGTATGAGTGCTGGTTCTAAAACAAATCCGGGTGGTTATGTCGTGGATCCCCAATCTTTAGAACAATTTGAAATCAGCGATGAACGCTCTGTAGAAGAAATTGCCAAAATCATCAAAAATGCTGGTTATGAACCGATCTGGAAAGATTGGGACAAAGCGTATAGTCTAAAGTTTGAAAGCCTAAAGTCATAAAGCCTAAAACTTCCTCATATAATTAATTTCAACCCTATTCAAAGACTTTCGACCTTCGACTTTTCAACTTTAAGACTAAAATTAAATGAGTATTATACAAGAATTCCTTCGATACAACAGACAAACTATTCTTCCTGAAATTGGAGATGAAGGTCAGGAAAAATTAAAAAAAGCACGAGTTTTAGTAATTGGTGCAGGCGGTTTAGGCTGTCCTATTTTACAATACATTGCAACTGCTGGAGTTGGTTTTATCGGTATTATGGATTTTGATACAATTGAAATTCACAACCTACACAGACAAATTTTATACACCGAAAATGAAATTGGACAACAGAAATCCATTGTCGCACAAAAAGTAGTTTCAAAATTGAATCCGTTGATTGAATCCGTTGCAATTAATGAAAAATTAACTTCAGAAAATGCAGCGCAAATTATAGAACAGTTTGATATCATCGTCGATGGTTCTGATAATTTTTCTACTCGTTATTTGGTTAACGATACTTGTGTTACACTAAAAAAGACTTTAGTTTATGGCAGTATTTTACGATTTGAAGGACAAATTGCCGTTTTTAATCATAAGGGAAGTAAAAACCTACGCGATTTATTTCCGGAAATGCCAGATCCAAAAGAGGTTCCCAATTGTAATTTAAATGGCGTATTAGGAACTCTTCCGGGAATTATTGGAAATATGATGGCACATGAAACGCTAAAATTAATTCTCGAACTGCCTTCTTTAAAAAACGAATTAGTAATTTTTAATACACTAAACTGGAGCTTTACAAAGCTAAATTTCTAAAAAACAACCTCATCACCAACGCTAATAAATCCACTATTTAAGCTCACAATATTAGTTCCAAATAATACAGAATTATTAACATTTCGGTATTTACTTAATGTTTTTAAAGGTTCCTTCTTAATAACCCCTCTCTCAGGATCATTATTAACCATAATGCATCTTCCACAGGGTTTTATGTTTTTAAACTGAACTTCTCCAATTTTAAAGGTAGTAAAATCATCTTCCTCATGAGCATTTTGACTACTTAAGACTATATTAGGGCGGAATCTTTTTATTGTAATTTTCTCGTCTAATTTCTCATTCAAAAAATCAAGGCTTTTGCTTCCAATCAACAAATAAGGATAACCATCGGCTAAACTTACATTGAATGTTTCTTTTAATCTTGAACTTTCATGTTTACGACCACCTGCTTTTACTATTTTTACCAGTTTACAATCAATTCCTAAACGTTCGCTAAACCATTTAGAAGTTTGTGCGTTTACCTCAAAAACCTCGCTTTTATCCTCCCAAACATTTGAATCTATAGCTTTTTCCAGATATTCATTAATTAAAAATTCATGGGTTTGACCTTCAAAAGTAATTTTGATTTTGTCTTCTGAAATCTCAGGATAAAACTGACTCATCAGCGGATATTCACGTTGTGTAACATGAACATTGTCATTACCAATCAACATCCATCTTCGATCATTTTCAAAACCCATTTCTTCAGCAAGAGCAGAATTTAAGCTAATACCAGCTAAACTTTTTATGGGATAAATATAAATTTCTTTTACGCTATAAACTGCACTCATTTTTATTTACTGTTTAAAATGGACATAAACTCCTCGCGATCAATTTCGCGGCAACCTAAACTCTCTAAATGTGGATTGTAAACCTGACAATCCAGTACTTTATAATTTTCTTTTTGCAAATATAACGCTAAAGCAATGAAAGCTGTTTTGGATGCATTCGAAACCTTAGAAAACATACTCTCACCACAAAAAACATTTCCTAAATCAATTCCGTACAAGCCGCCTACTAAGTTTTCATCCAGCCAAACCTCAACAGATTTAGCTATTCCTTCCTCATTTAACTTACAATAAGCATTAATCATTTCGTCTGAAATCCAGGTACCTTCTTGTCCTTCACGCTTTATTTGCTGACAATTTGAAATTACTTCTTTGAAGTTTTTATTAAAAGTAATTTTAAACATTTTTCGATTTAGAATGTTACGCATACTTTTAGAAATTATCAACTCGTCCATAAACAAAACCATTCGGGGATCCGGAGCCCACCAAAGAATGGGTTCACCTTCATTAAACCATGGAAAAATTCCGCTTTTATATGCCAGTTTTAATCTATCTGGATTTAAGTCACCACCAATCGCCAAAATTCCCTCTTCATCAGCCTCAGAAACTGGAGGAAAAAATAAATTTTCTTTTAAATAATACATACTTTAAAATAATCAAATTTTAAATTGCTTCGTCAATTCGCTAGCGCTCGGGTCCAAATTCCAATTTTCAGAAGCTTGCCATTTATACAAATTACAGAACAAACTCTAAAATAAAATTCCAAATCCCAAAACATAGTAATGAATTGGAATTTGGAATTTAATAAATTGAAAATCTAACTTCTTAGAAAGGTAAATCGTCTGGTTCGTCGTCGTTTACGTTTGTAGCCGGAGCAAACGCTTCTGCTGCTGGCATTGCAGGTCCTTGCGCAGGAGCTTCACTTGCCAATCTTTCGATTCTCCAACCTTGAATACTATTAAAATATCTGGTTTCTCCTTGTGGATTAACCCATTCTCTTCCTCTTAAATTGATAGAAACTTTTACTGCCTCTCCTTGTTTATAGCTGCTTAATAAATCGCATTTATCTTGTGTAAATTCGATTAAAATATGCTGTGGATACTGCTCATCTGTAGTAACTACTAATTCTCTTTTTTTGAATGCAGCACTTACTTGTTGCTCAGGATTTACCACTTTTACTTTTCCTATAACTTCCATCTTCGTCTATAATTAATTATTGTTTCTTTTCTTATTTTTTAGCTAAAAGCACTTTCCAGGCCGATGCAATATCGTCATTATTCAGATATTTTTTGGCCTCTAAATGAATTTTTTCCTGATCGTCTGAGCTTAAAACTCCTTTCACTGAAAAATTTTCCTTCACAAATATACTAACTTCTTCCTTTGTAGGCAAGGCTTCTATATTTCCTAATTTTCCGAGGTCATTCCCATTAAACACAGGGCTTTCCTTGATAAAATTTGGAATTACATCTACTCCAACGCCCAAAGTTGTAAGTGGTTTTGGCACCTCAAAAAGTCCCTGATTAGATCTTGAATACCAATTTGCACCAAGTCTTGAAACCAAATCAATTTTATGCTGATCTATCCCTCCGTTTTCGTCCAGAATAGCTTCGTGAATATGAATTTTTACTACTTCACACAAAACCAAATTTCCCGCACCTCCTTCTGTTCCTAACGGAATAATCTGTGTAACCTTGCATTCAAACTGAACCGGAGATTCTTTAACACGATAAGGTTTTACCAAATCTGAAGGAATTTGTGTTAAACCCGCTTTTAAAAATTCGTTTACCCCCTCTGCATATTCCGTACTTGCCAGAGAAGTTTGTTGCACCAAATCATA
The sequence above is drawn from the Flavobacterium sp. N2038 genome and encodes:
- the thiH gene encoding 2-iminoacetate synthase ThiH — protein: MSTFKSIFEQYNWDKIQTKIYKTTSKDVERTLVKTKYNLDDFLVLISPIAQNYLEEMAQKCHEITKKRFGKTIQMYAPLYLSNECQNICTYCGFSLDNKIKRKTLSDTEIKLEVEALKVAGFDHVLLVTGEANYTVNINYFLNAIALIKDNFSIISVEIQPLSTEEYECLHEAGVYSVLVYQETYHQEVYKKYHTKGKKSNFDFRLETPDRIGTAGIHKIGLGVLLGLEDWRTDSFFNALHLDYLQKKYWQTKYSVSFPRLRPAEGIIEPNFIMDDKDLTQLICAYRLWNEDLEISISTRENEKFRNNIIPIGVTSMSAGSKTNPGGYVVDPQSLEQFEISDERSVEEIAKIIKNAGYEPIWKDWDKAYSLKFESLKS
- a CDS encoding DNA-3-methyladenine glycosylase I, which gives rise to MENTNTIRCGWCNASDLYKRYHDEEWGIPVYDDPTIFEFLILETFQAGLSWITILNKRENFKVAFDNFDYKKIANYSEDKIEELLQDTGIIRNKLKVKSAVSNAQAFIKIQKEFGTFSEYIWKFVDGKPIDNTPKTLRDVPATTPISDAISKDLKKRGFKFVGSTVIYAHMQATGMVNDHIQDCFTRNNK
- a CDS encoding queuosine precursor transporter translates to MFKTRKEIVFVILAGIFITNAVVAELIGGKLIQIGPFVMSIGILPWPVVFLTTDLINEYFGEKGVKKLSFITACLIAYAFLILFMAIIIPAAKGISPVNDDQFKAVFGQSMWIIVGSLIAFMISQLIDVSVFWFFKNRTGDKKIWLRTTGSTVISQLFDSFIVLGIAFWLPGKIDFETFLSSAIVGYTFKLSIAILLTPLIYAGHHLIKKYLDEGSPNKE
- the thiS gene encoding sulfur carrier protein ThiS gives rise to the protein MELKINQQTKHFNVESLSVQSLLDLEIPHKQNGIAVAINNTVVPKTKWNEFLVHETDEILIISATQGG
- the thiC gene encoding phosphomethylpyrimidine synthase ThiC codes for the protein MTTEEQISRTPFPNSKKIYIDGEIHPIKVAMREIHLSDTKLSNGKIEKNPPVTVYDTSGPYTDPNIEIDIRKGLPRLRESWILNRKDVEILSEITSDYGQSRLRDESLNHLRFEYLHQPKRAKKGANVTQLYYAKQGIITPEMEYIAIRENQRIELLNEQTKAMQCQHSGHSFGANTPKSKITPEFVRSEVACGRAIIPNNINHPESEPMIVGRNFLVKINANIGNSAVTSTIEEEVEKAVWACRWGADTIMDLSTGKNIHETREWIIRNSPVPIGTVPIYQALEKVKGVAEDLTWEVFRDTLIEQAEQGVSYFTIHAGVLLRYIHLTANRVTGIVSRGGSIMAKWCLFHHKENFLYTHFEEICEIMKQYDVAFSLGDGLRPGSIADANDAAQFAELETLGELTKIAWKHDVQVFIEGPGHVPMHMIKENMDKQLEHCHEAPFYTLGPLTTDIAPGYDHITSAIGAAMIGWYGCAMLCYVTPKEHLGLPNKKDVKDGVITYKISAHAADLAKGHPGAQYRDNALSKARFEFRWEDQFNLALDPDTAREFHDETLPADGAKVAHFCSMCGPKFCSMKISQEIRDVAAAEKGMQEKSEEFIEQGKEIYI
- a CDS encoding HesA/MoeB/ThiF family protein gives rise to the protein MSIIQEFLRYNRQTILPEIGDEGQEKLKKARVLVIGAGGLGCPILQYIATAGVGFIGIMDFDTIEIHNLHRQILYTENEIGQQKSIVAQKVVSKLNPLIESVAINEKLTSENAAQIIEQFDIIVDGSDNFSTRYLVNDTCVTLKKTLVYGSILRFEGQIAVFNHKGSKNLRDLFPEMPDPKEVPNCNLNGVLGTLPGIIGNMMAHETLKLILELPSLKNELVIFNTLNWSFTKLNF
- a CDS encoding thiamine phosphate synthase — translated: MIVITNPSAIANEISIIDSLFEEGLSLLHIRKPDFSELEMAQFIHQIKLEYRANLVLHHHHDLAEDFGIERFHFSEKERKRIYDSPARFLKPCRYKNKSKSTSTHSVEDFNSLRDGFDYAFLSPVFKSISKENYEPKADLFETLKSRTNYKTKVVALGGIDTQNIQEIFEKGFDEVALLGSIWNSKTPLKQFKICQQIVLSYLQ
- a CDS encoding bifunctional hydroxymethylpyrimidine kinase/phosphomethylpyrimidine kinase, whose protein sequence is MSADRPFVLTIAGLDPSGGAGILADVKSFEQHQVYGFAITTANTIQTENKFYEIQWTNLSFVIRSIETLFLSYKIDVVKIGIVPTIHYLNRILSTIKLLSPLTQIVWDPVLKSTTEFNFMNLEDLSDLNKVLSKVDLLTPNYKEIEVLFPDFFSKKSWFENEIPTNILLKGGHNQTATGTDRLFLKNEVYDLLPTNKECSEKHGSGCVLSAAIAANLALNQTLPEACKNAKTYIEKYLSSTSTLIGYHYVQ
- a CDS encoding thiamine phosphate synthase: MYNKLQYISQGNTIEEQLYNIQQALDAGCDWVQMRFKDQSAKSTFALAEAVKFLCEEYLANFIVNDDLYLAQQIAADGVHLGLSDMKIDEARAILGNTKIIGGTANTFEDIENHVKNGCDYIGLGPFRFTSTKEKLSPILGLSGYFEILQKLKKNKIKVPVFAIGGITLKDINPLMETGIYGIAVSGIITESDEKEKLIQQLNEKLYANVIV
- a CDS encoding thiazole synthase, encoding MQTSLFNIGDKTLTSRLFLGTGKFGSNEEMEQAILASESELVTVALKRIDLETDTDAILSHLKHPKINLLPNTSGARNAKEAVFAAQLAREALETNWVKLEIHPDPKYLMPDPLETLKATEELAKLGFFVLPYIHADPVLCKHLENAGTTAVMPLGSPIGSNKGLKTIDFLEIIIEQSNVPVIIDAGIGAPSDAAKAMEIGADAVLVNTAIAVAGNPKLMAEAFKEAVIAGRKAFEAKIANQQNYAVASSPLTSFLYD
- a CDS encoding GxxExxY protein, whose amino-acid sequence is MSENEISYKVRGAIFKVYNTLGPGLLESVYESALHYQLKKDGLTVIKQIDLPVRYDDIYLDITFRLDLLVEDKVILELKSVEEIKPIHFKQLNTYLKLTNKKLGLLVNFNCSNILENIHRVVNKI